One Streptomyces umbrinus genomic window, GCACGCCACGGTCCGGGAGGTCTGCGCGAAGGTCCGCAAGCACCCGGTGGACTGCGGCGACCGGGCCGGTTTCATCGTGAACGCGCTGCTGTTCCCGTACCTGAACAACGCGATCAAGATGGTCCAGGAGCACTACGCGACGCTCGACGACATCGACGCCGCGATGAAGCTCGGCGGCGGCTATCCGATGGGCCCCTTCGAGCTCCTCGACGTGGTCGGCCTGGACGTCTCGCTGGCCATCGAGAAGGTCCTGCACCGCGAGTTCCGTGACCCGGGCCTCGCCCCCGCGCCCCTCCTGGAGCACCTGGTGGCCGCGGGCTGCCTCGGCCGCAAGACGGGCCGCGGCTTCCGCGAATATGCACGGCGCTGAGCCGCCGCGCGACGCCGGGCCAGGGGACAGGCCCGGCGAGCTCGCCTCCGGGCCATGGGACCGGCCCGGAGGCGGGCCCGCGGCCGGATCCGGTGCCGGAGCCGCCCTCGGATCCGGCACCGGGCCGGGGGCAGAGCAGAGGTCCGGCGGCGGGCCCGTGAACGGGACAGAGCACCAGGCGGCCGTCGGGTCCACAAACGGGACACGGCAGCGGGCGGTCGTCGGGTCCATGGACGGGTCCGCGCACGCGGCCGGGCTCTCGGCCGATGGCCGGCCCGGCGACTTGTTCGCCGAACACGCCGACTGGGGCGGACTGCTCGATCCGGCCGCCGCCCCGGTCCCGGTCCCGGTCGGGGAAAGACCCGGTCATGAGCGCTCCGCCGCGTACATGCAGTACGTTCGGGGCATGTCCCAGCCCGCCAAGTCCTCCCGTACCCCAGCCACGCCCGACGCTCCGGAGAGCGCCGCGGGCAGTCGTGCGGCCGCGCAGCGGCTCAAGATGCGCCGCGAACTCGCGGCCGCCGCGATGGAGCTGTTCGCGACGAAGGGGTACGAGGCGACGACCGTCGACGAGATCGCGGCCGCGGCCGGGGTCGCCCGGCGCACCTTCTTCCGGCACTTCCGCTCCAAGGAAGAGGCGATCTTCCCGGACCACGACGACACGTTGATCCGGGCCGAGGCGGTGCTCAACGCGGCGCCGGCGCACGAGCATCCGCTCGACACGGTGTGCCGCGGCATCAAGGAAGTCATGAAGATGTACGCGGCGAGGCCGGAGATCTCGGTGTCACGCTACAAGCTCACCCGCGAGGTACCAACCCTGCGGGAGGCGGAGATCGCGTCCGTGGCGCGCTACGAGCGGCTCTTCACCCGCTATCTGCTGGGCCACTTCGACGAGCACGCCCACGACGACGACGCCAACGACGACCCGCTGCTCGCGGAGGTCGCCGCGTCCGCCGTGGTCACGGCCCACAACCACGTGCTGCGGCGCTGGCTGCGGGCGGGCGGCCAGGGAGACGTCGAGAGCCAGCTCGACCACGCCTTCGCGATCGTCCGGAAGACCTTCGGTACGGGCATCGGGGCCGGGCGGGACACCCCGCCGCGCTCGGTGCCCGCCGCCTCCGTGGAGGGCGAGGTGCTGGTGACCGTGGCCCGCGTGGACGCTCCGCTGGACCAGGTGATGCGCACGATCGAGCAGGCGCTCAAGGAACGGCCGTAGCAGCACCCGCGAAACCGCGGCAGCCGTAGCAGCACTCGGTGGAACCGCGGCTCAGCCGCTGTCCTCGCCGAACACCTGATCGCCGGACGAGCTCCAATGTGAGCGCGTCCGGCATCTTTTTGCCCAGATTCAGGCGTTTCCGGACCCAGTCTGATCGATCATCGCTCACGTGTTACGTAAAGATTTCACCTGAGCGCAACTTCTGGCACTCCGTGCCTTGCGGCGTGACACGGCGTGCCATACGTTGAAGTTGTCCGGGCGGCCGGCGTGCAGAGATCCTTCGTACGCCGGCTGTCCCCGCAAACCAATGGTCTGCGCGCCCGGACGCCTGCGTCACAGGCAACCTTCCGCGCCACAACGCGCTGCCGAGCACCACCCTCGCCGAACCGACGGCACTGCCTCTCACCAGCAGCAATCACCCCGACGTAACCCTCAGCGTTCCCCTCAGACGCTCATCGCCGGAGGCACCACCGTGAAGGAAATCCTGGACGCGATTCAGTCGCGCACCGCCACGTCCGCCGACTTCGCCGCACTGCCGCTCCCCGAGTCGTACCGCGCGATCACCGTGCACAAGGACGAGACGGAGATGTTCACCGGACTCGCCACCCGCGACAAGGACCCCCGCAAGTCGATCCACCTGGACGACGTGCCGGTGCCGGAACTCGGCCCCGGCGAGGCCCTGGTGGCCGTGATGGCCTCCTCGGTCAACTACAACTCCGTGTGGACCTCGATCTTCGAGCCCATGGCGACCTTCGGGTTCCTGGAGCGCTACGGCAAGCTCAGCGACCTCACCAAGCGCCACGACCTGCCGTACCACATCATCGGCTCCGACCTGGCGGGCGTCGTGCTGCGCACCGGCCCGGGCGTGAACGCCTGGCGGCCCGGTGACGAGGTCGTCGCGCACTGCCTGTCCGTCGAGCTGGAGTCCAGCGACGGGCACAACGACACGATGCTCGACCCCGAGCAGCGCATCTGGGGCTTCGAGACGAACTTCGGCGGCCTCGCCGAGATCGCCCTCGTGAAGTCCAACCAGCTGATGCCCAAGCCCGACCACCTGTCGTGGGAGGAGGCCGCCGCCCCCGGTCTGGTGAACTCCACCGCCTACCGGCAGCTGGTCTCCCGCAACGGCGCCGGCATGAAGCAGGGCGACAACGTCCTCATCTGGGGCGCCAGCGGCGGACTCGGCTCGTACGCCACCCAGTTCGCGCTGGCCGGCGGCGCCAACCCCATCTGTGTGGTGAGCAGCCCGCAGAAGGCGGACATCTGCCGTGCGATGGGCGCCGAGGCGATCATCGACCGCAACGCCGAGGACTACAGGTTCTGGAAGGACGAGCACAACCAGGACCCCAAGGAGTGGAAGCGCTTCGGCAAGCGCATCCGTGAGCTCACCGGGGGCGAGGACGTCGACATCGTCTTCGAGCACCCGGGGCGCGAGACCTTCGGCGCCTCGGTCTACGTCACCCGCAAGGGCGGCACGATCGTCACCTGTGCCTCGACCTCGGGCTACAACCACGAGTACGACAACCGCTACCTGTGGATGTCCCTGAAGCGGATCATCGGCTCACACTTCGCCAACTACCGCGAGGCCTGGGAGGCCAACCGGCTCATCGCGAAGGGCAAGATCCACCCGACGCTGTCGAGGGTGTACTCGCTGGAGGAGACCGGGCAGGCCGCGTACGACGTGCACCGCAACCTCCATCAGGGCAAGGTCGGAGTCCTGGCGCTGGCGCCCACCGAGGGCCTCGGCGTGCGCGACGAGGAGAAGCGCGCCCAGCACGTCGACGCCATCAACCGCTTCCGGAACATCTGAGGGCCACCCCATGACTGAGCGCCAGACGCCGCAGGCGAAGAACGAAAGGGACCGGCCGTGGCTCATGCGCACCTACGCCGGTCACTCCACGGCCGAGGCGTCCAACGAGCTGTACCGGCGCAACCTCGCCAAGGGCCAGACGGGTCTGTCGGTCGCGTTCGACCTGCCGACCCAGACCGGCTACGACCCCGACCACATCCTCGCCCGCGGCGAGGTCGGCCGGGTGGGCGTGCCCGTCTCGCACCTCGGTGACATGCGCCGGCTGTTCCAGGACATCCCCCTGGACCAGATGAACACCTCGATGACCATCAACGCCACCGCCATGTGGCTGCTGGCGCTCTACCAGGTCGTCGCCGAGGAGCAGGGTGTCGACATCACCAGGCTCCAGGGGACGACCCAGAACGACATCGTGAAGGAGTACCTGTCGCGGGGCACGCACGTCTTCCCGCCGGTGCCCTCGCTCCGTCTGACGACGGACATGATCTGCTACACGGTCAACAACATCCCCAAGTGGAACCCGATCAACATCTGCAGCTACCACCTGCAGGAGGCGGGAGCCACCCCGGTCCAGGAAATCGCGTACGCGATGTCCACCGCGATCGCCGTCCTGGACGCGGTGTTCGCGTCCGGGCAGATCGCGGAGGAGCAGAAGGGTGACGTGGTCGCCCGTATCTCCTTCTTCGTGAACGCGGGCGTCCGCTTCGTCGAGGAGATGTGCAAGATGCGGGCGTTCGGCCGCATCTGGGACAGGATCACGCGCGAGCGGTACGGGATCGAGAACCCCAAGCACCGCCGCTTCCGGTACGGGGTCCAGGTCAACTCGCTCGGTCTGACCGAGGCCCAGCCGGAGAACAACATCCAGCGGATCGTGCTGGAGATGCTGGCGGTGACCCTCTCGAAGGACGCACGCGCGCGTGCCGTCCAACTCCCGGCCTGGAACGAGGCGTTGGGCCTGCCCCGGCCCTGGGACCAGCAGTGGTCCCTGCGCATGCAGCAGGTGCTCGCGTACGAGAGCGACCTGCTGGAGTACGCGGACATCTTCGAGGGCTCGCACGTCATCGAGGCCAAGGTCGCCCAGCTGGTCGAGGACTCGTTCGCCGAGATCGACCGGATCCAGGAGATGGGCGGCGCGATGGCGGCCGTCGAGTCGGGCTATCTGAAGTCGCAGCTCGTCTCGTCGCACGCCGAGCGCCGGGCCCGTATCGAGTCCGGCGACGAGAAGATCGTCGGCGTCAACATCTTCGAGTCGACCGAGCCGAACCCGCTCACGGCCGATCTGGACGCCGCGATCATGACGGTCGACCCGGCGGTCGAGGCCGGGGTGACCGCCGCCCTCAAGGACTGGCGCGACACCCGCTACCAGCCCCCCTTCAATCACCCGCGCCCCTGCAAGGCGCTGGAGCGGCTGAAGGAGGCCGCGAAGGGCACCGGCAACCTCATGGAGGCCACCCTGGAGTGCGCCCGTGCCGGAGTCACGACCGGCGAGTGGGCCGGTGCCCTGCGCGAGGTGTTCGGCGAGTTCCGCGCCCCCACCGGTGTCTCCTCCGCGCCCGTCGCGGTGACCGCCGAGGAGGGCTCGGCCATGTCGGAGGTCCGCCGCAAGGTGGAGCTGACAGCGAAGGAGATGGGCGTCGGCAAGCTCCGTTTCCTGGTCGGCAAGCCGGGCCTGGACGGGCACTCCAACGGCGCCGAGCAGATCGCCGTACGGGCCCGTGACGCCGGCTTCGAGGTGGTCTACCAGGGCATCCGGCTCACGCCCGAGGAGATCGTGACCGCGGCCGTCGCCGAGGACGTGCACGCGGTGGGCCTGTCGATCCTCTCCGGCTCGCACGCCCAACTGGTGCCTGACGTGCTGGAACGCCTTCGTGTGGCCGGTGCCACAGACATCCCGGTGATCGCGGGTGGCATCATCCCGAATGGCGACGCCGAAGACCTGCGGGCCGCGGGAGTGGCCGCGGTCTTCACTCCGAAGGATTTCGACATCACCGGAATCATCGGCCGGATCGTCGACGAGATCCGGAAAGCGAACAAGCTCGACCCACTGGAGGTCCCCGCATGACCAGCCCCGTCAACCGTCTGCGTCCGCGTCGCTCCTGCCTCGCGGTGCCGGGGAGCAACCCCCGCTTCCTGGAGAAGGCGCAGGGCCTCCCGGCCGACCAGGTCTTCCTGGACCTGGAGGACGCGTGCGCGCCGCTGGCCAAGCCCGAGGCGCGGCACACCATCGTCAAGTTCCTCAACGAGGGTGACTGGACGGGCAAGACGCGGGTCGTGCGGGTCAACGACTGGACGACCGAGTGGACGTACCGTGATGTCGTGACGGTGGTCGAGGGCGCGGGCCCCAACCTCGACTGCATCATGCTGCCGAAGGTCCAGGACGCCCAGCAGATCGTGGCCCTCGACCTCCTGCTGACGCAGATCGAGAAGACGATGGGCTTCGAGGTCGGCAAGATCGGCATCGAGGCGCAGATCGAGAACGCCCAGGGTCTGAACAACGTCAACGAGATCGCGACGGCCTCCCAGCGCGTCGAGACGATCATCTTCGGCCCGGCCGACTTCATGGCGTCGATCAACATGAAGTCGCTGGTCGTGGGCGAGCAGCCGCCCGGTTACCCGGCGGACGCCTACCACTACATCCTGATGAAGATCCTGATGGCCGCCCGCGCCAACAATCTCCAGGCGATCGACGGCCCCTACCTGCAGATCCGCAACATCGACGGCTACCGCGAGGTCGCCGGACGCGCCGCCGCCCTCGGCTTCGACGGCAAGTGGGTGCTGCACCCGGGCCAGGTCGAGGCGTCCAACGAGATCTTCTCGCCCTCCCAGGAGGACTTCGACCACGCCGAGCTGATCCTGGACGCGTACGACTTCTACACGTCCGAGGCGGGCGGCAAGAAGGGCTCCGCGATGCTCGGCGACGAGATGATCGACGAGGCCAGCCGCAAGATGGCCCTCGTCATCTCCGGCAAGGGCCGGGCCGCCGGCATGCAGCGCACGTCCAAGTTCGAAGCGCCCTCCGACTGACTCGGGCCATGCAGTTCGGAAACACGAAAAACCCTCATCCCCCAGGCCCCGAAGGGGCCTAGGGGGCATACCAGCCCGGAGGGCGAGACCATGCAGTTCGGCCGCACCTATGAAGAGTTCACAGTCGGCGACGTCTATCGGCACTGGCCCGGGAAGACCGTCACGGAGTACGACGACCACCTCTTCTGCCTCCTGACGATGAACCACCACCCGCTCCACATGGACGCCAACTACGCCGAGAACACGACGGACTTCGGCAAGAACGTCGTCGTGGGGAACTACATCTACTCGCTGCTGCTGGGCATGTCGGTGCCGGACGTGTCGGGCAAGGCGATCGCCAACCTGGAGATCGAGTCGCTGAAGCACGTCGCGCCGACCTTCCACGGCGACACGATCTACGGCGAGACCACGGTCCTCGACAAGACCCCGTCGAAGTCCAAGAACGACCGCGGGATCGTCTATGTCGAGACCAAGGGCTACAAGCAGGACGGCACGCTGGTCTGCGTGTTCCGCCGCAAGGTGATGGTCCCCACCGAGACGTACATCAAGGAGCGCGGCGGCGAGCAGCCCGGACGCCCCCAGCTGAAGGAGAAGTAGCCATGGCGCGACTCGCCCAGACCGCCGGTCTGACCGACATCCAGCAGGAGATCCTGTCCACCGTCCGGGACTTCGTGGACAAGGAGATCATCCCGGTCGCGACCGAGCTGGAGCACCGCGACGAGTACCCGCAGCAGATCGTCGACGGGCTCAAGGAGTTGGGCCTCTTCGGCCTCATGATCCCCGAGGAGTACGGGGGTCTGGGCGAGTCGCTCCTCACCTACGCGCTGTGCGTGGAGGAGATCGCGCGCGGCTGGATGTCGGTGTCCGGCATCATCAACACGCACTTCATCGTGGCATACATGCTCAAGCAGCACGGTACGCAGGAGCAGAGGGAGTACTTCCTTCCGCGCATGGCGGCGGGCGAGGTGCGCGGCGCGTTCTCCATGTCGGAACCGGCACTTGGCTCGGACGTTTCGGCGATCACGTCGAAGGCGGTCAAGGACGGCGACGAATACGTCCTGAACGGTCAGAAGATGTGGCTGACGAACGGCGGAACGTCGACGCTCGTGGCCGTTCTGGTGAAGAGTGACGAAGGCCACCCCGAGGGCACGGCGCCCCACAAGTCGATGACGACCTTCCTGGTGGAGAAGGAGCCCGGCTTCGGTGAGGTCCGCCCCGGCCTGACCATCCCCGGGAAGATCGACAAGATGGGGTACAAGGGTGTCGACACCACCGAGTTGATCATGGATGGCCTGCGCATTCCGGCCAATCGGGTGCTCGGCGGGGCCACCGGCCGAGGGTTTTACCAAATGATGGACGGCGTCGAGGTCGGCCGCGTCAACGTGGCGGCGCGTGGTTGCGGTGTAGCTCAGCGTGCGTTCGAACTGGGCGTCTCGTATGCCCAGCAGCGTCACACTTTCGGTAAACCGATCGCCCAGCACCAGGCGATCCAGTTCAAGCTGGCCGAGATGGCTACCAAGGTCGAGGCCGCCCATGCGATGATGGTGAATGCGGCACGCAAAAAGGACTCCGGGGAGCGAAACGACCTCGAGGCAGGGATGGCGAAGTACCTCGCCTCCGAGTACTGCAAAGAGGTCGTCGAAGACGCCTTCCGGATCCACGGCGGTTACGGCTTCTCCAAGGAGTACGAGATCGAGCGCCTCTACCGTGAGGCCCCGATGCTGCTCATCGGTGAAGGTACCGCCGAGATCCAGAAAATGATCATCGGACGCAGGCTGCTCGAAGAGTATCGGTTCCAGGGCTAGAAATACCGATTCGGGGTGTTTTCATCGAGAAGAAGATCACACCCCGTCAGCACTCTTCAGCCGCCGACTCGGCTTCCTGGCTTGCCCAGTTGTGGCCCGCGACCGGTACGATCCCGGGAAAGCCGCCGTCCCCCGTTACAGCGCGGCATCATCCGCTACGAAGGTCATCCATGCCCCACAGCCAAACCTCTGCACCACGCGACAGCCTGGCAGGCGTACGTATTGCGCGCGGAGCATCGCCGTGGCTCCTCCCGACCGTCGCCACCGCAGCACTCAGCCTGGTACGCGCGCGCAAGTCCGGCGCCGCCAAGGCCGTCGCCGTACCCGCCACCGCGCTGGCGGCGGGCATGCTGTGGTTCTTCCGCGACCCCGAGCGTGAGATCGCCCCGGGCCGGGTCATCTCCCCGGCCGACGGTGTGGTGCAGAGCATCATGCCGTGGAAGGACGGTCGCACCCGCGTCGCGATCTTCATGAGCCCGCTGAACGTCCACGTCAACCGCGCGCCTCTCTCCGGCACGGTGACGTCGGTCGAGCACATCCCCGGCGGTTTCGTTCCGGCGTTCAACAAGGAGAGCGAGAACAACGAGCGCGTTGTCTGGCACTTCGACACCGAGCTCGGCGACATCGAGATGATCCAGATCGCCGGTGCGGTCGCGCGGCGTATCGTTCCCTACATCCCTCAGGGCACGAAGGTCGAGCAGGGCGAGCGGATCGGGCTGATCCGCTTCGGGTCGCGCGTCGACATCTACCTCCCCGAGGGTGTCGAGGTCGACGTGGAGGTCGGCCAGAAGACCGTGGCGGGGGTGACTCGCATTGACCGTGATTGATCCCGAGACACAGGCCGGCTGGGTGCCGGAGGCCGATGAGCTGGACGACGAGGAGGAGATGCCCCTCTCTCTCCGCCTCTCAATAGCGGACACCCTCACACTCGGTAACGCCACGTGCGGCTTCATGGCGGTGTACTTCACCACCACCGGCATTCTCATCCCGCACCTCACGGGCAGCCAGGAGACGGGCATGGCGCGGCACAGTGCCGCGACCGCCGTGATCCTGATGCTGTGCGCCGCGGTCTTCGACCTGTTCGACGGACTGGTCGCCCGCAAGCTGCGCTCCTCCCCCATGGGTGCGGAGCTGGACAACCTATCCGACCTGATCAGCTTCGGTCTGGCGCCGGCGTACTTCGTGCTGGTCTACGGCATGGTCGCCGACGACGCGCACCAGCGGGTGGCGGCGGTGGGGGCCATCGTGGTCCTGCTGGCGGTCGTGCTCCGACTCGCCAGATTCTCCTGCGTCACGGTCAAGGACGGCACGTTCCAGGGCATGCCCTCGCCGTTCGGCGCGCTGACCGTCGTATCCATCGTGCTGCTCGAGCTGCCGTTCGTCGCCACGCTCATGGCGATCATCGGCATCGCGTGGCTGATGGTGAGCCGGGTCGAGTACCCGAAGCCGCGGGGGCGGCTCGCCGTGGCGATGCTCTCGTGGATCGTCACGAGCATGGCGTTGCTGGCGGCCTGGGCGTTCGACGCGCCTGGTGGGCAGCTTCTGCTCCAGACCGGGTGTGCGCTGCAGCTGGTGACCGGAGCGGTGATTCCCCTCTTCGCCACGGCTCGGAGGGTGAACAACTTCAGGGACAACCGGCGTGAGGCGCGGGCTGCGCAGCTGCCGTAGCGGTTGTCGTTTGTGTACGACGTCGAAGGGCCCCGAACCTATTGGTTCGGGGCCCTTCGTGTGGGGTGACCTTGGGTGGTCGGGTGGGTGCGGGTGTGTGGGGGCTTGTCGCGCAGTTCCCCGCGCCCCTGAAAGGACAAAAGATTGCGCCGTTCCCCGCGCCCCCAAACAGCCGGGCCTCAGGTGGCCGGTGTGTACGCCGTCGCTGTGTCCGAGGCCTCGGGGTCCCTGACCACCTTCATGCCGCCCGTTACGGTCTTGTCGGGCTGGAGGATGACGCTCTGCTTGGAGGAGGGAGCGTTCGGGTCGGTGAAGTCCTGGGGAATGCCGAAGCCCGTGTCGAGGGAGTTGATGGTGAGGAGGGCCTTGTCGACGCCCTCGCGGGTCAGGTCCTTGGACGCGCAGGCCTTCTTCAGGGCCTCGCCGAAGGCGTAGACCGCGGTCCAGCCGGCGACGACTCCGTTGTCGAGGGAGTCCTTCGGGTACGCCTTCTTGTAGTCGGCGACCAGCTTCTGGGCCTGAGGGGTGTCCGCGCCGATGGGCAGCGAGGGCGAGGCCACGTAGTAGTTCTTCATCAGGGCCGGGCCCGCCTGGGTCGCCAGGAGCTGCGGGGCGAAGGCCGAGTTGTTGCCGATGATCGGGACGCCGAAGCCGCCTGCCGCGGCGACACCGACGAGCGAGGCCGCCTGACGCGGGCCCGCGCTGATCACGACCGCCTTGACGCCGGCCTTCTTCAGAGCGGCGACCTGCGCGGTCATGTCGTTGTCGGTCGGCTTGATCTTCTGTTCGACGACGGTCAGGCCGGCCTCCTTCGCAATGTGCTTCGAGCCGACCAGCGCGCTCTCGCCGTAGTCGCCCTCGAAGTAGACGTGCCCGATCTTGTCGCCCTTCTTGATGCCCTTCTCCTTCATCAGGAAGTCGACGGCGTTGATCGTCTCGATGTCGTACGTGGATCCGATGACCCGGATGTACGGGCTGCCGAGCAGCGTCGCCGACCAGGCCTGTGGCAGGACCAGGCCCTTGTCCTGGCTGTCGATGCGCTGCTTGACCGAGGCGACGAACGGGGAGCCGATGAACTGCGTGAAGCCGAGCACCTTCGGCTCCAGCTCGGTGTACCCGGCGAGGGCCTTCTGCGGGTCGTAGCCGTGGTCACGGACGGTGAGCTCGACCTTGTAGCCGCAGACACCGCCATCGGCGTTCAGCTGCTTCACGTACAGCTGCTGGGCCTGGGTGACGCTCTTGCCGAGGGTCGCGTACACGCCGGTCATGTCGGTGAGGACGCCGAGCGTGATGGTCTTGCCGGAGATCCCGTCGCCGGTCTTCACCTCTCCCGCGGCGGTCCCCTTGTCCTTGTCGTCGTCCTTGGCCTTGGAGCTGCACCCGGCCAGCACGAGCAGCGCGGCGAGCGCTCCTGCGGTCACCTGGGCCGCGTAAGTCGTCCTCATCGTTCCTCCCCTGGGATGGACCGTGGACCGGTCCTGACGCGACGCCCGGCGGCCACCCTGACCAGGCCGCCGGGCAGGAAGAGCACCACCGCGACGACGGCGGCGCCGTAGAGGTACCGGGATGCCTCGCCCGGTGCGATCCCGCCCGTACCGGGGGCGGAGACCAGGGGCAGCGCATCGCTGTAGCGGGTCAGCAGCTGCGGCAGCAGGGAGACGAACGCGGCCCCGACCACCGCCCCGGAGACCGAACCGAGCCCGCCGATGACGATCATGGCGAGGTATTCGAGCGACAGCGTGATGCCGAAGTAGTCCGGCACCGTCCGCTGGAAGACCAGGGCGAGCAGGACGCCCGCGAGGCCCGCGTACATCGAGGACAGGACGAAGACGGCGGCCCGGTAGCGGGCGACGGGCACGCCGATGACCCCGGCGGCTATGCGGTGGTCCCGGATCGCGTTCATGGCGCGTCCGGGGCGGCCGCGCAGCACTCCGCGGGCGAAGAGCGCACAGCCGAGGAGGAGGACGAGTCCCGCGTACCAGAGCTTCTCCGCCGAGCCGAACGGCACGGCGGCGACGACGAGTTCACGGTCGTCGAAGGTGAGTCCGAAGAGGCTCAGGGGCGGTACGTCGCGGCCGTTGAAGCCGCCGGTGAGGTCGCGGGCGTTGAACAGCACGTGCTGGCCGATGAAGATCAGCGCGAGTGTGGCGATGCCCAGGTAGGCGCCGCGCAGCCGTCCCGCGATGGGGCTGAAGAGGCCGCCCGCCAGACCTGCGACGAGGACCGCGAGGACCGCCGCGAGCCAGGTCGGCAGGCCGAGGCCGGTCAGCCCGTCACCGCCGTCCGCGGCGAACACGCAGTAGCCGTACGCGCCGACCGCGAGGAAGAAGGCGTGGCCCATGGAGAGCTGGCCCGTGGAGCCGGTGAGGAGGTTGATGCCGATCGCCCCGATCGCGGCGGCCATCGCGAACAGCCCGGCCTGGAGCCAGAACCGGTCCAGGTAGAAGGGCAGGGCGAGCAGGAGGACGGCTCCGGCGGCCCAGACGTACGTACGGGTGCGGGCGGCGGATCGCAGCGGTCTCACGAGGGCCTCAGACACGGGCGAGCTCCTTCGTGCCGAACAGCCCGGCGGGCCGGATGAGCAGGATCACCGTCATCACGAGGTAGGGGGCGAGGTCGCCCAACCCCCGGCCCAGGAAGGTCAGTTCGCTCTGGTAGCCGGTGGCCAGGGACTCGGTGACGCCGACGAGCAGCCCGCCGACGAGGGCTCCGGTCGTGGAGTCGAGGCCGCCGAGGATCGCGGCGGGGAAGGCCTTGAGGGCGGCGAGCGAGGTGGCTCTCTCCAGGCCGGGGGTCGGGAAGACGGTCAGGAACAGCGCGGCCACGGCCGCAAGGCCGCCGGCCACGGCCCAGGCCCCGAGCGACACCCTGCCGAGCCGTACGCCCATCAGCGCGGCCGTCTCCGGGCTCTCGGCGGCGGCCCGCATCGCGACGCCCCAGGAGGTGTAGCGGAACGCGAGCAGGAACACGGTGATCAGCAGCGCAGCGGCCACGAAGGCGGCGATGCGTGTGTGGGCGAGGGAGATGGGGCCGAGGGTGAGCACGGCATCGCCCCACGGGTCGCCGAGGGGCAGCACGTCCGTGCCGATGCGGCGGGTCAGTTCGGTGGTGAGCAGGATGTCCACGCCGATCGTGACGATGGCCAGGACGCTGTGGTCGGACCCCCGGTATCGGCGCAT contains:
- a CDS encoding TetR family transcriptional regulator, whose product is MQYVRGMSQPAKSSRTPATPDAPESAAGSRAAAQRLKMRRELAAAAMELFATKGYEATTVDEIAAAAGVARRTFFRHFRSKEEAIFPDHDDTLIRAEAVLNAAPAHEHPLDTVCRGIKEVMKMYAARPEISVSRYKLTREVPTLREAEIASVARYERLFTRYLLGHFDEHAHDDDANDDPLLAEVAASAVVTAHNHVLRRWLRAGGQGDVESQLDHAFAIVRKTFGTGIGAGRDTPPRSVPAASVEGEVLVTVARVDAPLDQVMRTIEQALKERP
- the ccrA gene encoding crotonyl-CoA carboxylase/reductase, which produces MKEILDAIQSRTATSADFAALPLPESYRAITVHKDETEMFTGLATRDKDPRKSIHLDDVPVPELGPGEALVAVMASSVNYNSVWTSIFEPMATFGFLERYGKLSDLTKRHDLPYHIIGSDLAGVVLRTGPGVNAWRPGDEVVAHCLSVELESSDGHNDTMLDPEQRIWGFETNFGGLAEIALVKSNQLMPKPDHLSWEEAAAPGLVNSTAYRQLVSRNGAGMKQGDNVLIWGASGGLGSYATQFALAGGANPICVVSSPQKADICRAMGAEAIIDRNAEDYRFWKDEHNQDPKEWKRFGKRIRELTGGEDVDIVFEHPGRETFGASVYVTRKGGTIVTCASTSGYNHEYDNRYLWMSLKRIIGSHFANYREAWEANRLIAKGKIHPTLSRVYSLEETGQAAYDVHRNLHQGKVGVLALAPTEGLGVRDEEKRAQHVDAINRFRNI
- a CDS encoding protein meaA, which codes for MTERQTPQAKNERDRPWLMRTYAGHSTAEASNELYRRNLAKGQTGLSVAFDLPTQTGYDPDHILARGEVGRVGVPVSHLGDMRRLFQDIPLDQMNTSMTINATAMWLLALYQVVAEEQGVDITRLQGTTQNDIVKEYLSRGTHVFPPVPSLRLTTDMICYTVNNIPKWNPINICSYHLQEAGATPVQEIAYAMSTAIAVLDAVFASGQIAEEQKGDVVARISFFVNAGVRFVEEMCKMRAFGRIWDRITRERYGIENPKHRRFRYGVQVNSLGLTEAQPENNIQRIVLEMLAVTLSKDARARAVQLPAWNEALGLPRPWDQQWSLRMQQVLAYESDLLEYADIFEGSHVIEAKVAQLVEDSFAEIDRIQEMGGAMAAVESGYLKSQLVSSHAERRARIESGDEKIVGVNIFESTEPNPLTADLDAAIMTVDPAVEAGVTAALKDWRDTRYQPPFNHPRPCKALERLKEAAKGTGNLMEATLECARAGVTTGEWAGALREVFGEFRAPTGVSSAPVAVTAEEGSAMSEVRRKVELTAKEMGVGKLRFLVGKPGLDGHSNGAEQIAVRARDAGFEVVYQGIRLTPEEIVTAAVAEDVHAVGLSILSGSHAQLVPDVLERLRVAGATDIPVIAGGIIPNGDAEDLRAAGVAAVFTPKDFDITGIIGRIVDEIRKANKLDPLEVPA
- a CDS encoding HpcH/HpaI aldolase/citrate lyase family protein, with translation MTSPVNRLRPRRSCLAVPGSNPRFLEKAQGLPADQVFLDLEDACAPLAKPEARHTIVKFLNEGDWTGKTRVVRVNDWTTEWTYRDVVTVVEGAGPNLDCIMLPKVQDAQQIVALDLLLTQIEKTMGFEVGKIGIEAQIENAQGLNNVNEIATASQRVETIIFGPADFMASINMKSLVVGEQPPGYPADAYHYILMKILMAARANNLQAIDGPYLQIRNIDGYREVAGRAAALGFDGKWVLHPGQVEASNEIFSPSQEDFDHAELILDAYDFYTSEAGGKKGSAMLGDEMIDEASRKMALVISGKGRAAGMQRTSKFEAPSD
- a CDS encoding MaoC family dehydratase, translating into MQFGRTYEEFTVGDVYRHWPGKTVTEYDDHLFCLLTMNHHPLHMDANYAENTTDFGKNVVVGNYIYSLLLGMSVPDVSGKAIANLEIESLKHVAPTFHGDTIYGETTVLDKTPSKSKNDRGIVYVETKGYKQDGTLVCVFRRKVMVPTETYIKERGGEQPGRPQLKEK
- a CDS encoding acyl-CoA dehydrogenase family protein, whose amino-acid sequence is MARLAQTAGLTDIQQEILSTVRDFVDKEIIPVATELEHRDEYPQQIVDGLKELGLFGLMIPEEYGGLGESLLTYALCVEEIARGWMSVSGIINTHFIVAYMLKQHGTQEQREYFLPRMAAGEVRGAFSMSEPALGSDVSAITSKAVKDGDEYVLNGQKMWLTNGGTSTLVAVLVKSDEGHPEGTAPHKSMTTFLVEKEPGFGEVRPGLTIPGKIDKMGYKGVDTTELIMDGLRIPANRVLGGATGRGFYQMMDGVEVGRVNVAARGCGVAQRAFELGVSYAQQRHTFGKPIAQHQAIQFKLAEMATKVEAAHAMMVNAARKKDSGERNDLEAGMAKYLASEYCKEVVEDAFRIHGGYGFSKEYEIERLYREAPMLLIGEGTAEIQKMIIGRRLLEEYRFQG
- a CDS encoding phosphatidylserine decarboxylase, coding for MPHSQTSAPRDSLAGVRIARGASPWLLPTVATAALSLVRARKSGAAKAVAVPATALAAGMLWFFRDPEREIAPGRVISPADGVVQSIMPWKDGRTRVAIFMSPLNVHVNRAPLSGTVTSVEHIPGGFVPAFNKESENNERVVWHFDTELGDIEMIQIAGAVARRIVPYIPQGTKVEQGERIGLIRFGSRVDIYLPEGVEVDVEVGQKTVAGVTRIDRD